One part of the Amaranthus tricolor cultivar Red isolate AtriRed21 chromosome 16, ASM2621246v1, whole genome shotgun sequence genome encodes these proteins:
- the LOC130802398 gene encoding 3-ketoacyl-CoA synthase 19-like codes for MELVTALYLFPFAYIVYLVCKRAVRKRDECCYMLHYECFKPPEDRKLSTERCASIVFRNKRLRLEEFRYLLKTIVSSGIGESTYSPKNVVEGREASPTLKDALEEMDEIIFATLDKLFEKSGMSPSEIDILVVNVSLLSTVPSLTARVVNRYKMRADIKTYNVVGMGCSASLIAIDIVQQMFKVYKNMNAIIVSTESMGTNWYMGRDRSFMLSNCLFRTGGCSMLFSNNKKLKHRAIIKLNYILRTHLGSDDQAYKCCYQKEDDEGYPGFCLTRHLPKAAAQAFTQNLKVLVPNILPLRELFRYLLVSTTWTPSDLEKVGKGLNFKSGIQHFCIHPGGRAVIDGTGKGLQLTDYDLEPARMALHRWGNTSAAGFWYVLGYMEAKKRLKKGDKILMISFGAGFKCNNCLWEVMRDLKDTNVWEDCIHNYPIKTLVNPFMERYNWINDDTLSFVRLN; via the coding sequence ATGGAACTTGTCACAGCTCTGTACCTGTTTCCGTTTGCGTACATCGTTTACCTTGTGTGCAAACGGGCAGTTCGAAAGAGGGATGAATGCTGCTACATGCTTCATTATGAGTGCTTCAAGCCTCCAGAAGACAGGAAACTAAGCACGGAAAGATGTGCGAGCATTGTATTCCGTAATAAGAGACTGCGGTTAGAAGAGTTTAGGTACCTGTTAAAAACGATAGTGAGTTCGGGGATTGGAGAGTCAACTTACAGTCCAAAAAATGTGGTTGAAGGAAGAGAAGCAAGTCCTACTCTTAAAGATGCCTTAGAAGAGATGGACGAAATCATATTTGCAACACTGGATAAGTTATTTGAAAAGTCGGGTATGTCTCCATCAGAGATTGATATCCTTGTTGTGAACGTATCGTTGCTTTCTACAGTACCCTCGCTCACAGCTAGGGTGGTGAATCGTTACAAGATGAGAGCAGACATTAAGACATATAACGTTGTGGGGATGGGGTGTAGTGCAAGCCTGATTGCCATTGATATTGTCCAGCAGATGTTCAAAGTGTACAAAAATATGAACGCGATTATAGTAAGTACTGAATCCATGGGAACAAACTGGTATATGGGTAGAGACCGATCATTCATGCTGTCCAACTGTCTGTTCCGCACAGGAGGTTGCTCAATGCTCTTctcaaacaacaaaaaattgaaGCATAGAGCTATTATCAAGCTCAATTATATATTGAGAACTCATCTTGGGTCTGATGATCAGGCATACAAGTGTTGTTATCAGAAAGAAGACGATGAGGGCTACCCGGGATTTTGTCTCACAAGGCACCTTCCAAAGGCAGCTGCTCAAGCCTTTACTCAAAATCTTAAGGTATTAGTGCCTAATATCTTGCCCCTTCGAGAGCTCTTCCGTTATCTACTTGTATCTACTACTTGGACACCCAGTGATCTTGAAAAGGTCGGAAAAGGATTGAATTTTAAATCCGGTATTCAACACTTCTGCATACACCCAGGAGGAAGAGCGGTTATTGATGGTACTGGAAAAGGTTTGCAGCTTACTGATTATGATCTCGAACCCGCTAGGATGGCCCTTCATCGATGGGGAAATACCTCCGCTGCTGGCTTCTGGTATGTTCTCGGTTACATGGAGGCTAAAAAGAGACTCAAGAAAGGCGATAAGATTCTCATGATCAGCTTCGGAGCTGGTTTCAAGTGCAACAATTGTTTATGGGAGGTTATGAGGGATCTCAAGGATACGAACGTTTGGGAAGACTGCATACATAACTACCCCATCAAAACCCTCGTAAATCCCTTTATGGAAAGGTATAACTGGATCAATGACGATACACTAAGCTTCGTTCGATTGAATTAG